One window of Acidobacteriaceae bacterium genomic DNA carries:
- a CDS encoding GntR family transcriptional regulator, with protein MRLLFSANSDVPLYRQLVMQVQLAILSGELRPGDRLPSTRELARRFAIHPNTVSAGYRELEGEGWTELRHGSGVYVCNRRAPDSAEAQTDALIAEFFDRARELGISTSTLRRRMAEWVAAPEPDHWLLIDPDAELRRILLTELRAATDREVRECSVEDCSPDVFMRSIACCRPSQESIVRAAVPAGIELVVLPITSANQWLLPWMPAPKGLLIAIASHWPEFLDKARTMLAAAGVPSDALIFCDARKLGWQRGIENASAILCDAYTAAAANLPNGPRTIVFPLLAVNTREVLKQPWL; from the coding sequence ATGCGCCTCTTGTTTTCTGCCAACAGCGATGTCCCGCTCTATCGCCAACTCGTGATGCAGGTGCAGCTCGCTATCCTCAGCGGCGAGCTTCGCCCCGGCGACCGCCTGCCCAGCACGCGCGAGCTCGCGCGGCGCTTCGCCATTCACCCCAACACAGTGAGCGCGGGATATCGCGAGCTCGAAGGTGAGGGCTGGACCGAGCTGCGCCATGGCAGCGGTGTCTACGTCTGCAACCGGCGCGCGCCAGATTCTGCCGAGGCGCAGACGGACGCCCTTATCGCCGAGTTCTTCGATCGCGCGCGTGAGCTCGGCATCTCTACGTCCACGCTTCGGCGACGCATGGCCGAGTGGGTTGCGGCACCCGAGCCTGATCACTGGCTGCTGATCGACCCCGATGCCGAATTGCGGCGCATTCTGCTCACAGAGCTACGAGCCGCAACCGACCGCGAAGTGCGAGAGTGTTCCGTTGAAGACTGTAGCCCGGATGTGTTCATGCGCAGCATTGCCTGTTGCCGCCCGAGTCAGGAGTCAATAGTTCGCGCGGCCGTACCCGCAGGCATCGAGCTTGTCGTTCTCCCGATTACCTCCGCGAATCAGTGGCTGTTACCGTGGATGCCGGCGCCGAAAGGGCTCCTAATCGCCATAGCATCGCACTGGCCGGAGTTCCTCGACAAAGCCCGCACGATGCTCGCCGCCGCCGGCGTTCCAAGCGATGCACTGATCTTCTGCGACGCGCGCAAGCTGGGCTGGCAGAGAGGCATCGAGAACGCGAGCGCCATTCTCTGCGATGCATACACAGCCGCTGCCGCAAATCTGCCCAATGGACCGCGGACGATCGTCTTTCCCCTGCTTGCCGTGAATACGCGCGAGGTGCTCAAACAGCCGTGGCTGTGA
- a CDS encoding DHA2 family efflux MFS transporter permease subunit, which produces MSSTAPSVASQVRPSVSDASKRLLPWLVAVAFFMESLDTTILNTAVPAISEALHVTTLSMKAVLASYTLSLAVFIPISGWMADRFGTRRVFAFAIGLFTLGSVLCGLCSNIHLLVLCRILQGCGGAMMVPVGRLTLVRTFAKSELLRAMSFVSIPALVAPMLGPVTGGMIVGYLHWRYIFFLNIPVGIAGLILVYTHLPDFREPNPHRLDVVGLILFGSGIALLSYVLEIFGEHTLSVPEMAGLLALSFALLLGYWLHARTLQFPLLQLRLFAIRTFHSAVSGSFFTRLGIGGVPFLLPLLYQVGLGFTPVQSGLLITPQAVGAMSMKVAMPRLLKRVGYRGVLISNTIMIGVLLALFAAIGLNTPVWCIVVLAFCYGALTSLQYTSMNTLTYADVGEEDTSGASSIASTAQQLSISFGVAIAGLTTAVFVPAAARAQPQKMIHGIHQALLCLGVLTVLSTLVFRKLRPGDGDDVSHQRSVHPGG; this is translated from the coding sequence ATGAGTTCGACCGCTCCCTCCGTCGCGTCTCAGGTTCGGCCGTCCGTTTCGGACGCCAGCAAGCGACTCCTGCCGTGGCTCGTCGCTGTCGCCTTCTTCATGGAGTCGCTCGACACGACCATTCTCAACACAGCGGTCCCAGCCATCTCTGAAGCTCTGCACGTCACCACGCTCAGTATGAAGGCGGTGCTTGCCAGTTACACGCTCAGTCTTGCCGTGTTCATTCCCATCAGTGGGTGGATGGCAGACCGCTTTGGAACGCGACGCGTCTTTGCGTTCGCAATCGGTCTCTTCACATTGGGTTCGGTGCTCTGCGGTCTTTGCTCAAACATCCATTTGCTGGTTCTCTGCCGCATCCTGCAGGGCTGTGGCGGAGCCATGATGGTTCCTGTCGGCCGCCTCACGCTCGTCCGCACCTTTGCCAAATCCGAGCTGCTCCGTGCTATGAGTTTTGTCTCGATTCCCGCGTTGGTGGCGCCGATGCTCGGTCCGGTCACTGGCGGCATGATTGTCGGCTATCTTCACTGGCGCTACATCTTCTTTCTGAACATTCCGGTCGGAATCGCCGGGCTGATCCTCGTTTACACACATCTTCCGGATTTTCGCGAACCAAATCCCCACCGGCTCGACGTCGTCGGTTTGATTCTCTTCGGCTCGGGCATCGCGCTTCTTTCCTACGTGCTGGAGATATTCGGCGAGCACACGCTGAGCGTGCCCGAGATGGCGGGTCTCCTCGCGCTTTCCTTCGCACTGTTGCTCGGGTACTGGCTGCACGCCCGCACACTTCAGTTTCCGCTGCTCCAACTCCGCCTGTTTGCCATCCGAACCTTCCATTCTGCCGTTAGCGGCAGCTTCTTCACGCGGCTGGGCATTGGCGGCGTTCCATTCCTTCTTCCGCTGCTCTATCAGGTGGGGCTCGGATTTACACCCGTTCAATCTGGCCTGTTGATCACGCCCCAGGCGGTTGGGGCCATGAGCATGAAGGTCGCTATGCCTCGCCTGCTGAAGCGTGTCGGCTATCGCGGCGTGCTCATCTCCAACACGATCATGATCGGAGTGCTGCTCGCGCTTTTTGCCGCGATCGGTTTGAACACGCCTGTATGGTGCATCGTTGTGCTGGCCTTCTGCTACGGCGCGCTTACGTCGCTGCAGTACACCAGTATGAACACGCTTACCTATGCGGATGTCGGCGAGGAGGACACCAGCGGGGCAAGCTCCATCGCCAGTACCGCACAGCAGCTCTCGATCAGCTTCGGCGTTGCGATCGCCGGCCTGACGACCGCCGTCTTCGTTCCTGCCGCGGCGCGCGCCCAGCCCCAGAAGATGATCCACGGCATTCACCAAGCCCTCCTGTGTCTTGGCGTGCTTACTGTGCTCTCGACGCTCGTCTTTCGCAAGCTGAGACCTGGAGACGGCGACGACGTCTCTCACCAGAGATCCGTCCATCCTGGAGGCTGA
- the rplK gene encoding 50S ribosomal protein L11 produces MAPKKVQGYVKLQITAGKATPAPPVGPALGQAQVNIMEFCKQFNDRTGKDPNLAGMTVPVVITVFADRSFTFITKTPPAPVLLLKAAGVPKGSGTPNKDKVGKVTEKQILEIAKQKMPDMNAASVEAAAKTIRGTARSMGLEVVA; encoded by the coding sequence ATGGCACCGAAGAAGGTACAAGGCTACGTAAAGCTCCAGATCACGGCAGGCAAGGCAACACCGGCGCCGCCGGTTGGCCCCGCGCTCGGTCAGGCGCAGGTCAACATTATGGAGTTCTGCAAACAGTTTAACGACCGCACCGGCAAGGACCCCAATCTTGCGGGCATGACCGTCCCTGTGGTCATCACGGTCTTCGCCGATCGCAGCTTCACGTTCATCACCAAGACGCCTCCGGCGCCGGTGCTGCTGCTGAAGGCCGCCGGGGTGCCGAAAGGTTCGGGCACACCGAACAAGGACAAGGTTGGCAAGGTGACGGAGAAGCAGATTCTCGAGATCGCCAAGCAGAAGATGCCGGACATGAACGCCGCCTCGGTTGAGGCAGCGGCCAAGACGATCCGCGGCACTGCTCGCTCGATGGGCCTGGAAGTGGTTGCGTAA